From one Asterias amurensis chromosome 14, ASM3211899v1 genomic stretch:
- the LOC139947457 gene encoding ATP synthase subunit O, mitochondrial-like, which produces MAACKFSLLVRQFSTSGVTHQLVKPPIQVFGMGGRYATALYSAAVKEKKLEVIEKELKSVEETMKNNAILSNFVANPAIRKQDKISILTEFMKGQKMSPITINFFGAMADNNRLGKLKEVLNAWGQIMSAHRGEVVCKVTTAKSMDTSQQKEVMTALQGFLDKKEVIKLNMAVDPTILGGMVVEIGDKYIDMSTATQVKNMTNLIKQSI; this is translated from the exons ATGGCTGCCTGCAAGTTTtcacttttg GTTCGCCAGTTCAGCACCTCTGGTGTTACACACCAGCTGGTGAAG CCTCCTATCCAGGTCTTCGGGATGGGTGGACGCTATGCCACTGCTTTGTATTCTGCAGCCGTGAAGGAGAAGAAGCTAGAGGTCATTGAGAAGGAGCTCAAGTCAGTAGAG GAGACTATGAAGAATAATGCTATATTGTCTAATTTCGTCGCCAATCCAGCCAtcagaaaacaagacaaaatca GTATTCTTACAGAGTTCATGAAAGGCCAGAAGATGTCACCAATCACCATCAACTTCTTCGGTGCCATGGCGGACAACAACAGACTAGGAAAGTTGAAGGAAGTCCTTAATGCGTGGGGTCAGATCATGAGCGCGCACCGAGGAGAGGTCGTCTGTAAGGTCACCACTGCCAAG AGTATGGACACAAGCCAACAGAAGGAGGTTATGACTGCTCTTCAGGGATTCCTTGACAAGAAGGAAGTCATCAAACTAAACATGGCG GTGGACCCCACCATTCTTGGCGGCATGGTTGTAGAAATTGGCGACAAATACATCGACATGTCAACAGCCACTCAAGTTAAGAACATGACCAACTTGATAAAACAGAGCATTTAA
- the LOC139947353 gene encoding monocarboxylate transporter 12-like, translated as MEYSFFQSVSSWFVKTFKDGGLLGWCAVLGLFSSWIAWIGLIKGLAVMLPTLQEQFDASTWLVGWMIAIIDASMQISALFASPLREKLGVRVVVMVSGLLVGGSMIASAFATSLSQITVLLTLAAGPAVGFSLIVSKELVGRCFKEASTTAFGVGILGGSLAFVTCVPLTQFFLDVYGWRGTMLLLGAIFSHLAVCGALMKEPAVKRSNEEYQRIALNDDTGDGEATSNSRCCSCFISAHSFISQTFKLGLFSLPSFWLIIFMCNIWMMMNVAWIIYFVVYTTVSKGFSLGDASNCVVSYGIGRIISSLTVGPLVKNFRVLSLSNSAWLGLGLFLSSLYYLIDPWLMSFWPILVAAFIYGYFKVMVHIQFDLVIIESFGADQMGFFMGWNGLFTGVTGLFTLYLPGLIYDLLGSYTITFIMMGGVQLLTVVALIALVWLRRRRPASF; from the exons ATGGAGTACAGTTTTTTCCAAAGTGTATCAAGTTGGTTTGTTAAAACCTTCAAAGATGGCGGTCTTCTTGGATGGTGTGCTGTTCTGGGTTTATTTTCATCATGGATAGCGTGGATAGGATTGATTAAGGGTCTTGCTGTGATGTTACCAACTCTACAAGAACAATTCGACGCTTCGACTTGGTTAGTTGGCTGGATGATTGCTATTATAGACGCCAGTATGCAGATTTCAG CTTTATTTGCCTCTCCACTACGAGAGAAACTAGGAGTGCGAGTTGTGGTCATGGTGAGTGGGTTACTCGTCGGTGGTTCGATGATAGCTTCGGCTTTTGCCACCAGTTTGTCTCAGATAACGGTTCTTCTAACTCTAGCTGCCG GGCCTGCGGTTGGTTTTTCACTTATTGTTAGTAAAGAATTGGTTGGACGCTGCTTTAAGGAAGCAAGCACAACAGCTTTCGGCGTGGGAATACTTGGCGGTTCCCTTGCCTTCGTCACATGTGTACCCTTAACGCAATTCTTCTTGGATGTTTACGGCTGGAGGGGAACCATGCTGCTACTTGGGGCGATATTTTCCCATCTTGCTGTCTGTGGAGCTTTAATGAAAGAACCCGCTGTAAAAAGAAGTAACGAAGAATATCAAAGAATTGCTTTAAATGACGACACCGGTGATGGAGAAGCAACATCAAACAGCCGTTGTTGCTCTTGTTTTATCAGTGCTCACTCATTCATCAGCCAGACTTTCAAGCTTGGTTTATTCTCCTTACCATCATTTTGGCTAATAATCTTCATGTGCAACATTTGGATGATGATGAACGTAGCTTGGATCATATATTTTGTAGTATACACAACCGTATCCAAGGGGTTTTCACTTGGAGACGCTTCCAACTGTGTCGTCAGTTATGGAATTGGTAGAATAATTAGCAGTTTAACAGTTGGGCCATTGGTCAAAAACTTTCGAGTACTAAGTCTAAGCAACTCTGCGTGGTTAGGACTTGGACTATTTTTGTCATCTTTGTATTATCTCATAGACCCCTGGCTGATGTCTTTTTGGCCAATTCTTGTGGCAGCTTTCATCTACGGATATTTCAAAGTGATGGTACACATACAATTTGACCTCGTAATCATAGAGTCATTTGGTGCTGATCAAATGGGATTCTTTATGGGTTGGAATGGATTGTTCACTGGAGTGACCGGGCTCTTCACATTGTATTTACCAG GGCTAATCTACGACCTTTTGGGTAGTTATACCATAACCTTCATTATGATGGGAGGCGTGCAACTTCTCACTGTGGTGGCTCTTATTGCTCTAGTCTGGCTGCGAAGACGCCGTCCAGCCAGCTTCTGA
- the LOC139947122 gene encoding monocarboxylate transporter 12-like, which produces MECSLLQSVSSWFVKTFKDGGLLGWFAVLCLSASWIAWIELIKGLAVMLPTLQEQFDASTWLVGWMIAIIDASSSISGLFASPLREKLGVRVVVMVSGLLVGGSMIASAFATSLSQITVLLSLAAGPAAGCSLVVSKELVGRCFSESRATAFGVGTLGGSLTFVTCVPLTQFFLDIYGWRGTMLLLGGILSHLAVCGALMKEPAKETRSNDQYQTVALNDDTGDGEATSNSRCCSCFNSVHSFISQTFKLGLFSLPSFWLITFMYNIWMMMNTSWFIYYVAYTTVSKGFSLVDASNCVVSYGIGRILSSITVGPLVKNFKVLKSLSNSAWLGLALFVLSLYYLIDPWLMSFWPILVAAFIYGYFTVMVHIQFDLVIIESFGADQMGFFMGWNGLFTGVTGLFTLYFPGLIFDHFGSYTLALILMGGVQLLTVVALLVLVWLRRRRPASLL; this is translated from the exons ATGGAGTGCAGTCTTCTCCAAAGTGTATCAAGTTGGTTTGTTAAAActttcaaagatggcggtcTTCTTGGATGGTTTGCTGTTCTGTGTCTATCTGCATCATGGATAGCGTGGATAGAATTGATTAAGGGTCTTGCTGTGATGTTACCAACTCTACAAGAACAATTCGATGCTTCGACTTGGTTAGTTGGCTGGATGATTGCTATTATAGACGCCAGTTCGTCGATATCAG gtttatttgCCTCTCCACTACGAGAGAAACTAGGAGTGCGAGTTGTGGTCATGGTGAGTGGGTTACTCGTCGGTGGTTCGATGATAGCTTCGGCTTTTGCTACCAGTTTGTCTCAGATAACGGTTCTTCTCAGTCTAGCTGCCG GTCCCGCGGCTGGTTGTTCACTTGTTGTAAGTAAAGAGTTGGTTGGACGCTGCTTTAGCGAATCGAGGGCAACAGCTTTTGGCGTGGGAACGCTTGGTGGTTCCCTCACCTTCGTCACCTGCGTACCCTTAACGCAATTCTTCTTGGATATCTACGGTTGGAGGGGAACCATGCTGCTTCTTGGTGGGATTTTGTCTCATCTTGCTGTTTGTGGAGCTTTGATGAAAGAACCCGCTAAAGAAACAAGAAGTAACGATCAATATCAAACAGTTGCTTTAAATGACGACACCGGTGATGGAGAAGCAACATCAAACAGCCGTTGTTGCTCTTGTTTTAACAGTGTTCACTCATTCATCAGCCAGACTTTCAAGCTTGGTTTATTCTCCTTACCATCATTTTGGCTAATAACCTTTATGTACAACATTTGGATGATGATGAATACATCCTGGTTCATATATTATGTAGCATACACAACCGTATCCAAGGGGTTTTCACTTGTAGACGCTTCCAACTGTGTCGTCAGTTATGGAATTGGGAGAATACTTAGCAGTATAACTGTTGGTCCGTTGGTCAAAAACTTTAAAGTACTAAAAAGCCTAAGCAACTCTGCGTGGTTAGGACTCGCACTATTTGTATTGTCGTTGTATTATCTCATTGATCCCTGGCTGATGTCTTTTTGGCCAATTCTTGTGGCAGCTTTCATCTATgggtatttcacagtgatggtACATATACAATTTGACCTCGTCATCATAGAGTCATTTGGTGCTGATCAAATGGGATTCTTTATGGGTTGGAATGGACTTTTCACTGGAGTGACAGGGCTCTTCACATTGTATTTCCCAG GGCTAATCTTCGACCACTTTGGTAGTTACACCTTAGCCCTAATTCTGATGGGAGGCGTCCAACTGCTCACCGTGGTGGCTCTACTTGTTCTAGTTTGGCTGCGAAGACGTCGTCCAGCCAGCCTCTTATGA
- the LOC139947123 gene encoding monocarboxylate transporter 12-like, with translation MESTFLKSVSSWFVKTFKDGGLLGWFAVLGLFSSWIAWIGLIKGLAVMLPTLQEQFNASTWLVGWMIAIIDASMQISALFAPPLREKLGVRAVVMVSGLLVGGSLIASAFATSLSQITVLLTLAAGPAVGCSLVVSKELVGRCFKEASTTAFGVGILGGSLAFVTCVPLTQFFLDIYGWRGTMLLLGGILSHLAVCGALMKEPAKETRSNDQYQTVAVNEDTGDGEATSNSRCCSCFISAHSFSSKTFKLGLFSLPSFWLIIFMYNIWMMMNTAWVIYFVVYTTVSKGFSLGDASNFVVSYGIGRILSSITVGPLVKNFQVLSLSNSAWLGLGLFLSSLYYLIDPWLMSFWPILVAAFIYGYFKVLIHIQFDLVIIESFGADRMGLFLGWNGLFTGVTGLFTLYFPGLIYDHFGSYTLALILMGGVQLLTVVALLVLVWLRRRRPASL, from the exons ATGGAGAGCACTTTTCTCAAGAGTGTATCAAGTTGGTTTGTTAAAACCTTCAAAGATGGCGGTCTTCTTGGATGGTTTGCTGTTCTGGGTTTATTTTCATCATGGATAGCGTGGATAGGATTGATTAAGGGCCTTGCTGTGATGTTACCAACTCTACAAGAACAATTCAACGCTTCAACTTGGTTAGTTGGCTGGATGATTGCTATTATAGACGCCAGTATGCAGATTTCAG CTTTATTTGCCCCTCCACTACGAGAGAAACTAGGAGTGCGAGCTGTGGTCATGGTGAGTGGGTTACTCGTCGGTGGTTCGCTGATAGCTTCGGCTTTTGCTACCAGTTTGTCTCAGATAACGGTTCTTCTCACTCTAGCTGCCG GTCCTGCGGTTGGTTGTTCACTTGTTGTTAGTAAAGAATTGGTTGGACGCTGCTTTAAGGAAGCAAGCACAACAGCTTTCGGCGTGGGAATACTTGGTGGTTCCCTTGCCTTCGTCACCTGCGTACCCTTAACGCAATTCTTCTTGGATATCTACGGTTGGAGGGGAACCATGCTGCTACTTGGTGGGATTTTGTCTCATCTTGCTGTTTGTGGAGCTTTGATGAAAGAACCCGCTAAAGAAACAAGAAGTAACGATCAATATCAAACAGTTGCTGTAAATGAAGACACCGGTGATGGAGAAGCAACATCAAACAGCCGTTGTTGCTCTTGTTTTATCAGTGCTCACTCATTCAGCAGCAAGACTTTCAAACTTGGTTTATTCTCCTTACCATCATTTTGGCTAATAATCTTCATGTACAACATTTGGATGATGATGAACACAGCTTGGGTCATATATTTTGTAGTATACACAACCGTATCCAAGGGGTTTTCACTTGGAGACGCATCCAACTTTGTCGTCAGTTATGGAATCGGTAGAATACTTAGCAGTATAACTGTTGGTCCGTTGGTAAAAAACTTTCAAGTACTAAGTCTAAGCAACTCTGCGTGGTTAGGACTTGGACTATTTTTGTCATCTTTGTATTATCTCATAGATCCCTGGCTGATGTCTTTTTGGCCAATTCTTGTGGCAGCTTTCATCTATGGGTATTTCAAAGTGTTGATACACATACAATTTGACCTCGTCATCATAGAGTCATTTGGTGCTGATCGAATGGGGTTATTTTTGGGTTGGAATGGACTTTTCACTGGAGTGACCGGGCTCTTCACATTGTATTTCCCAG GGTTAATCTACGATCACTTTGGTAGTTATACCTTAGCCCTTATTCTGATGGGAGGCGTCCAACTGCTCACCGTGGTGGCTCTACTTGTTCTAGTTTGGCTGCGAAGACGTCGTCCAGCCAGCCTCTGA
- the LOC139947121 gene encoding monocarboxylate transporter 12-like: MLQQRKANDNGVQFSPIQSVSSWFVKTFKDGGLHGWLAVVGLFSSWMAWIGLIKGLAVMLPTLQEQFNASTWLVGWMIAIIDASMQISALFASPLREKLGVRVVVMVSGLLVGGSLIASAFATSLSQITVLLTLAAGPAVGCSLIVSKELVGRCFKEASTTAFGVGILGGSIAYVTCVPLTQFFLDVYGWRGTKLLFGAILSHLAVCGALMKEPVVKRSNDEYQTVAVNEDTDDGEATSNSRCCSCFNYGRSFISQTFKLGLFSLPSFWLIIFMCNIWKMMNIAWVIYFVVYTTVSKGFSLGDASNCVVSYGIGGILSSITVGPLVKNLQVLSLSNSAWLGLGLFLSSLYYLIDPWLMSFWPILVAAFIYGYFKVMVHIQFDLVIIESFGADRMGFFWGWNGLFTGVTGLFTLYLPGLIYDLYGSYTITFILMGGVQLLTLIALLALVWQRRRRPARL; the protein is encoded by the exons ATGCTACAACAAAGAAAAGCGAACGACAATGGAGTGCAGTTTTCTCCGATCCAAAGTGTATCAAGTTGGTTTGTTAAAActttcaaagatggcggtcTTCACGGATGGCTTGCTGTCGTGGGTTTATTTTCATCATGGATGGCGTGGATAGGATTGATTAAGGGTCTTGCTGTGATGTTACCAACTCTACAGGAGCAATTCAACGCTTCAACTTGGTTAGTTGGCTGGATGATTGCTATTATAGACGCCAGTATGCAGATTTCAG CTTTATTTGCCTCTCCGCTACGAGAGAAACTAGGAGTTCGAGTTGTGGTCATGGTGAGTGGGTTACTCGTCGGTGGTTCGCTGATAGCTTCGGCTTTTGCAACCAGTTTGTCTCAGATAACGGTTCTTCTCACGCTAGCTGCCG GTCCTGCGGTTGGATGCTCACTTATTGTTAGTAAAGAATTGGTTGGACGCTGCTTTAAGGAAGCAAGCACAACAGCTTTCGGCGTGGGAATACTTGGGGGTTCTATTGCATACGTCACCTGCGTACCCTTAACGCAATTCTTCTTGGATGTCTACGGTTGGAGGGGAACCAAACTGCTATTTGGTGCGATTTTGTCTCATCTTGCTGTCTGTGGAGCTTTGATGAAAGAACCTGTTGTAAAAAGAAGTAACGATGAATATCAAACAGTTGCTGTAAATGAAGACACCGATGATGGAGAAGCAACATCAAACAGCCGTTGTTGCTCTTGTTTTAACTATGGTCGCTCATTCATCAGCCAGACTTTCAAGCTTGGTTTATTCTCCTTACCATCATTTTGGCTTATAATCTTCATGTGCAACATATGGAAGATGATGAACATAGCTTGGGTGATATATTTTGTAGTTTACACAACCGTATCCAAGGGGTTTTCACTTGGAGACGCTTCCAACTGTGTCGTCAGTTATGGAATTGGTGGAATACTTAGCAGTATAACTGTTGGGCCATTGGTCAAAAACCTTCAAGTACTAAGTCTAAGCAACTCTGCGTGGTTAGGACTTGGACTATTTTTGTCATCTTTGTATTATCTCATAGATCCCTGGCTGATGTCCTTTTGGCCAATTCTTGTGGCAGCTTTCATCTATGGGTATTTCAAAGTGATGGTACACATACAATTTGACCTCGTCATCATAGAGTCATTTGGTGCTGATCGAATGGGGTTCTTTTGGGGTTGGAATGGATTGTTCACTGGAGTGACCGGGCTCTTCACATTGTATTTACCAG GGCTTATCTACGACCTTTATGGTAGTTATACCATAACCTTCATTCTGATGGGAGGAGTGCAACTTCTCACCTTGATTGCTCTTCTTGCTCTTGTCTGGCAGCGAAGACGCCGTCCGGCCAGACTATGA